AAGAGGAGGGAGAGGGCGTGGGGGATGGCGGTTGTTTCGGTTTCGGTTCCTTCAGACACAATGTTGGCGCAGGGTTGTGTGGTGGGGCTGCCGGTTTCGGGTTTTGGCCCGGATTCTGTTTCGGTTCTTGTGGTTTCTGTTTCAATTTTGGTTTCGTTTTCGGTTTCGTTCATAATTTTCATCTCCTCTGTTCGAGACAGACAGTGTCCACTATTCACAGAGTATGAGTGTGATAGCAGCGGGGCCTGAGTGAGAAGTCAGAAGTCTGTGGTGGTGTTGTCACCTGCGTGCGTGTTTGTGTGTTTGCACGCCCTTCTGCCAGCCGGTTCCCCGGTGGCGGCTGGCATATGAAGGTATTACCTTGGGTAATATAAGTCTGACTTTACCGGGGAGATGGGATGGGGTTGGAGGAGAGGTAGAAATTATTGGGGACGCAGGAGGACGCATCTCAAAAGAGAGAATGGAACGATTCGGGAAAGGGCATTAAACAGGAACAGGGGTTTCTTTCGACACAGAGAGATAAGGATAACGGTAGTATGGTGGTGAAAATCTATGGGAAGAGGCGAAGGTGGTGGACGCAGCCCAAATGATAACGGTCCATGAATCCAAACAACGAAACATACCATGCGGCGATGGATAAACATGCGGACCAGTTGAACCCCAATAATGAGAGATACCAAGGGGATGAGGACTGAAGTTCTCATTCTTTTTTCGTGTGATGATTTTTATTTTTACACACATAATTCACCGAAAAACCAAGCCCATTTTATTACCCTTCATGCTTGTCATCATCCCCTAATTTGTGAACGGCGTGATCTCTTGAAATATAACCTAGATAACTCCCAAGACGAAATTGTTGATAGGTGTTTGCAAACAGATACCATATTTCGACATCACGATCCTGCCAGGGCTTATTGTAAATCGAAGAATTAATGATATAATTAAGGGATATTTAATCATCTAAGTGGATATAATATCGAGGATCTGGATTGTTAATATCACCCCAACGTGAATCAGCTGACCAAGCCCCATCCGGTTCTTCTTTTTTTCGAGTTTCTACAGTAATACATTGTAAAGTTGGATCATATCTTAATAAATTATATTGAAGAGGTATGCCAGGGATTTGTTCTTTAACAGGAGCACCAAATGTCCCAGCACCAATAAAAGTAATATTTCTATTACCCCGATTGCGAAAATTATAACTTGCTTTATGAATATGCCCATGTAAACAAATTTTGAAACCGTTATCTGCTAATAGTTCTTGAATCTCTTCATTTTCAATCATCTCCCTGCCTGTAAGAGGATGATGCAATACTCCAATTTTCAGCCAACCATCATATTTTGGACCAATAATTTGAGAGATGGCCTTTGATAATGCATCCGTGTTTACATGTGATCTATTTCTATGTGGTTCATAATGATCAATATTCCAAGATGAATTAAGAGCCAGGAAAAGAATATTATTATCCGGAAATGTGCTTATAACACCTTGATCAATATATTCCAGAGGGTAATACGTATCATAAATTGGAAAATGGAAATGGTTGCTAAAATTATCAAATCTATTCTTGTAACAGTTTTCATCTTTTAATAAAACTCCATTGCTATCCCCAGGAATGAATGAACCCCGTTCTAAATTAGGGGGGCAACTCTCATATTTGGTATATTTATACGCTTTTTCCGAAATACCCCAATTTAGATCATGGTTACCAGGAACAACGATAATCTGTTTGCGGTTCAGATCAATTATTTCCATCAATTCTTCTATTAAAAAAATGGCTGCCTCATATTCTTCTTGAGTCGAATATGTACCAATATCCCCTGAAATAATTAAAAAATCAATTTTTTGAATTTTAAGATTATTTAGTAAATCAGTCACAAGTTGAACAGAATATTTTCGAGAATCACTTTTTGTTCCAAGATGGATATCTGATAAATGAAGAATATGAATTAGTTCTGAGTTGTCTTTTTCTATTTTTTGTTTTAATTGGGTTACCTGATATTTATTATATTTTTCAAGTTTTTTTACAAAATCAGAATAATTGCAGAATTCCAAATGCCAGATCTTCGTATACCCTTCAGAATAGTCCTCCGCAAATTTTTTAACAATTGGAT
Above is a window of Methanogenium organophilum DNA encoding:
- a CDS encoding metallophosphoesterase family protein: MTEFGEISEQASRYFDEVLPSINELRTSNIPTDAIFIGAAGFEDRGFAFLNKMALRNKKFAYVFGIKYEPYNPKNRETEFGDLANTLTINKMEWLNYNRVNPDTFYSEFNKIQKVINSTNDIIIDVSSFSKFLIIFLLNLLSNFQGNIHIIYSEAEIYHPTQEKFLSEKENHNYPLPLPTFLTKDIYKLVCINELSSITMAGSPLLMIAFPTFNHQELGALLNEMNPQYLIEIEGVPHNSVNEWRSDAIRWVNERIEKSLIGNIKHIHHKEARTFEYIELVKILEGIYNDYKYSHKCVISPTGSKLQTIGVFVFNRMHPEIQLVYPIVKKFAEDYSEGYTKIWHLEFCNYSDFVKKLEKYNKYQVTQLKQKIEKDNSELIHILHLSDIHLGTKSDSRKYSVQLVTDLLNNLKIQKIDFLIISGDIGTYSTQEEYEAAIFLIEELMEIIDLNRKQIIVVPGNHDLNWGISEKAYKYTKYESCPPNLERGSFIPGDSNGVLLKDENCYKNRFDNFSNHFHFPIYDTYYPLEYIDQGVISTFPDNNILFLALNSSWNIDHYEPHRNRSHVNTDALSKAISQIIGPKYDGWLKIGVLHHPLTGREMIENEEIQELLADNGFKICLHGHIHKASYNFRNRGNRNITFIGAGTFGAPVKEQIPGIPLQYNLLRYDPTLQCITVETRKKEEPDGAWSADSRWGDINNPDPRYYIHLDD